From the genome of Candidatus Obscuribacterales bacterium, one region includes:
- a CDS encoding ABC transporter C-terminal domain-containing protein — protein sequence RKQEDAETASISSPAPKSTNTTEEAPARKAPRPRKMSYNEKREFEHLEQHIPSLEAEKIAIEQQLYHNPPSGYDQVQSLSDRLAAILHEIEQSIERWMELSDLAS from the coding sequence CGCAAGCAAGAAGACGCCGAGACTGCATCGATATCCTCCCCTGCGCCCAAGTCTACCAACACCACGGAGGAGGCCCCTGCCCGCAAAGCACCCCGCCCCCGCAAAATGTCTTACAACGAGAAGCGAGAATTTGAGCATCTGGAGCAGCATATTCCTAGCCTCGAAGCCGAAAAAATAGCGATCGAACAGCAGCTCTATCACAATCCTCCCAGCGGCTATGATCAGGTTCAATCCCTATCAGATCGCCTAGCTGCCATCTTGCATGAAATTGAACAGTCCATCGAACGCTGGATGGAGCTTTCCGACCTAGCGTCCTAG